A region of Ictalurus furcatus strain D&B chromosome 1, Billie_1.0, whole genome shotgun sequence DNA encodes the following proteins:
- the slc50a1 gene encoding sugar transporter SWEET1, which yields MDFLELLSWSCILFTIGMFSTGLTDLRKMRATQSAESVQFLPFITTCLNNLGWLYYGVLKNDGTLMFVNSIGASLQCLYILTYFHYAKEKRNVFVQTLGMVCVLCVSWVYFSMIVPTGSTQLSQLGLACSVFTIAMYLSPLADLLEIIRTRSVERLSFSLTVATFLTSTSWTLYGLQLGDYYIMVPNTPGIATSLIRFLLFRLFDSASQGKPSSKSLQI from the exons ATGGATTTTCTGGAGTTGTTATCATGGTCGTGCATCCTGTTTACCATCGGCATGTTCTCCACAGGACT GACCGATTTGAGGAAAATGAGAGCCACCCAGAGTGCCGAGAGTGTCCAGTTCCTGCCTTTCATTACCACGTGCTTAAA TAATCTAGGCTGGCTGTACTATGGCGTGTTGAAAAACGATGGCACGCTGATGTTCGTTAATTCCATCGGAGCCTCTCTACAGTGTCTGTATATCCTCACCTACTTCCATTATGCCAAAGAGAAG AGGAATGTGTTTGTGCAGACACTgggcatggtgtgtgtgttgtgtgtatcgTGGGTGTATTTCAGCATGATTGTTCCTACTGGAAGCACTCAGCTTTCGCAGCTCGGCCTCGCCTGCAGCGTCTTCACCATCGCCATGTACCTTTCACCGCTCGCTGACCTG CTGGAGATAATACGCACTCGTTCAGTAGAGCGTTTGTCCTTCTCCCTCACCGTTGCCACCTTCTTGACATCCACCTCCTGGACTCTGTATGGCCTTCAGCTGGGGGATTACTACATTATG gtgCCCAACACACCAGGCATTGCAACAAGTCTCATCCGTTTCCTCCTCTTCCGGCTTTTCGACTCGGCTAGTCAAGGCAAGCCATCTTCTAAATCCCTCCAGATCTGA
- the efna1b gene encoding ephrin-A1b: MDFLGLLCALLSVLCVMCVSAERHSVYWNSSNPNFIGDEYTVNVRINDYLDIVCPHYKRGEVPSQQAERYVLYMVDFEDYEVCKPHSFDQLRWECSRPFAAHAPEKFSEKFQRFTPFTLGKEFRQGESYYYISKPLHQHGSDCLRLKVDVVGPHGSKTHKKTTEKEEETEGGKHGRTGAGGAHNPSNRLPADDPIVMIPVVERSVGSSAVHVTALSFFVTLVPVFLLLLH; this comes from the exons ATGGATTTTCTGGGGTTGTTGTGCGCGCTGCTGAGCGTCCTGTGCGTCATGTGCGTGTCCGCGGAGCGCCACAGCGTCTACTGGAACAGCAGCAATCCAAA ctttaTAGGTGACGAGTACACAGTGAACGTGCGCATCAACGACTACTTGGACATCGTCTGCCCGCACTACAAGCGTGGCGAGGTCCCGTCCCAGCAGGCCGAGCGCTACGTCCTCTACATGGTGGACTTTGAGGACTACGAGGTGTGCAAGCCGCACTCGTTCGATCAGCTGCGCTGGGAGTGTTCCAGGCCCTTCGCCGCCCACGCGCCTGAGAAGTTCTCCGAAAAGTTCCAACGCTTCACACCTTTCACGCTGGGCAAGGAGTTCCGCCAAGGAGAGAGCTACTACTACATCT CCAAGCCTCTGCACCAGCATGGGAGCGACTGCCTGCGGCTAAAGGTCGACGTAGTCGGACCTCATG GTTCCAAAACCCACAAGAAGACGacggagaaagaggaggagacgGAAGGAGGAAAGCACGGACGGACGGGCGCAGGAGGAGCGCACAACCCGTCCAACAGGCTTCCGGCAG ATGATCCTATTGTTATGATCCCAGTTGTCGAGAGGAGCGTAGGCAGCTCCGCCGTCCACGTCACAGCACTCTCCTTCTTCGTCACGCTCGTTCCCGTCTTCCTCCTGCTCTTACACTGA